The Mycobacterium paragordonae genome includes a region encoding these proteins:
- the nudC gene encoding NAD(+) diphosphatase has translation MGPHVDFRLRDIPLLSRVGADRADQLRTDIDAAAAGWAHAALLRVDSRNQVLAADGKVVLGAAAALGDKPPPEAVFLGRIEGDRHVWAIRGPLHPPDDSDVEVLDLRRLGRIIDDTSSQLVSSALALLNWHDSARFSPVDGTPTKAARAGWARVNPLTGHEEFPRIDPAVICLVHDGGDRAVLARQTVWPQRMFSLLAGFVEAGESFEVCVAREIREEIGLTVTDVRYLGSQPWPFPRSLMVGFHAVGDPDEPFSFNDGEIAEAAWFTRDEIRAALEAGDWSSGSESKLLLPGSISIARVIIESWAETD, from the coding sequence TCCGGCTGCGTGATATTCCGCTGCTGTCGCGCGTCGGTGCCGATCGCGCCGACCAACTGCGTACCGACATCGACGCCGCCGCGGCCGGGTGGGCTCACGCGGCCCTGCTGCGCGTCGATTCCCGCAACCAGGTGCTGGCCGCCGACGGCAAAGTGGTGCTCGGCGCGGCGGCCGCGCTGGGCGACAAGCCGCCCCCGGAAGCGGTGTTCCTGGGGCGTATCGAAGGCGACCGCCATGTCTGGGCGATCCGCGGCCCGCTGCATCCACCTGACGATTCCGACGTCGAGGTGCTGGATCTGCGCAGGCTCGGACGGATCATCGACGACACCAGCAGCCAACTCGTGTCCTCGGCGCTGGCACTGCTCAATTGGCACGACAGCGCCCGATTCAGCCCCGTCGACGGCACGCCCACCAAAGCGGCCCGCGCCGGCTGGGCGCGCGTCAACCCGCTCACCGGCCACGAAGAGTTTCCCCGCATCGACCCGGCGGTGATCTGCCTGGTCCACGACGGCGGCGACCGCGCGGTACTGGCCCGCCAGACGGTCTGGCCGCAGCGGATGTTCTCACTGCTGGCCGGATTCGTCGAAGCCGGTGAGTCGTTCGAAGTCTGCGTCGCCCGCGAGATCCGTGAGGAGATCGGCCTGACCGTCACGGACGTGCGCTACCTCGGCAGCCAGCCCTGGCCCTTCCCGCGCTCGCTGATGGTCGGATTCCATGCCGTGGGCGACCCGGACGAACCGTTTTCGTTCAACGACGGCGAGATCGCCGAGGCGGCCTGGTTCACCCGCGACGAGATCCGCGCGGCTCTGGAGGCCGGTGACTGGTCCAGCGGGTCGGAGTCGAAACTGCTACTGCCGGGCTCGATTTCGATCGCCCGGGTGATCATCGAGTCCTGGGCTGAAACGGACTGA
- a CDS encoding sensor domain-containing protein — protein sequence MAGALVRRAVFVVLCALAAVTACSHRSTPAAPSTSAATGVDALIVSVEDVRRIANYEELTTHAHANLNHPPAGDVNAPGPCRAAGTSDLTFASGWTEFRSAGYSGVTDDLDPGGRTMKDSVSQAVAIYPDAQAARSALDQLEASLNACVALNDPKYAFKLDKPDPMSLRITDNGWSHQYRARKSVLMSVGVLGIEPAERIASTILDNICDRIK from the coding sequence ATGGCAGGGGCGCTGGTCCGGCGGGCGGTTTTTGTCGTGCTCTGTGCGCTCGCCGCGGTGACCGCGTGCTCGCACCGCAGCACCCCGGCAGCTCCCAGCACGTCGGCAGCCACCGGAGTCGACGCGCTGATCGTCAGCGTCGAAGACGTGCGTCGCATCGCCAACTACGAAGAACTCACGACGCACGCGCATGCGAACCTGAACCATCCACCGGCCGGTGACGTCAACGCACCCGGACCCTGCCGGGCCGCCGGCACCAGCGATCTCACCTTCGCCAGCGGCTGGACCGAATTCCGCAGCGCCGGCTACAGCGGGGTGACCGATGACCTCGACCCGGGCGGCCGCACCATGAAGGACTCGGTCAGCCAGGCCGTCGCGATCTACCCGGATGCGCAGGCGGCCCGCTCGGCTCTCGACCAGTTGGAAGCCTCACTGAACGCGTGCGTCGCGCTGAACGACCCGAAGTACGCCTTCAAGCTGGACAAGCCGGACCCGATGAGTCTGCGGATCACCGACAACGGGTGGAGTCACCAGTACCGGGCCCGCAAGTCGGTGTTGATGTCGGTCGGCGTGCTGGGTATCGAGCCCGCGGAACGGATCGCCAGCACGATCCTGGACAACATCTGCGACCGGATCAAATAG
- the mrx1 gene encoding mycoredoxin Mrx1 gives MTNAALTMYTTSWCGYCFRLKTALKAQGIAYDEVDIEQDSAAAEFVSSVNGGNRTVPTVKFADGSTMTNPSAGEVKAKLAG, from the coding sequence ATGACCAATGCTGCGCTGACCATGTACACCACCAGCTGGTGTGGCTACTGCTTCCGGCTCAAGACGGCGCTGAAGGCTCAGGGCATCGCCTATGACGAGGTCGACATCGAACAGGATTCCGCGGCCGCGGAATTCGTCAGCTCCGTCAACGGCGGCAACCGCACGGTGCCGACCGTGAAGTTCGCCGACGGGTCGACCATGACCAATCCGAGCGCCGGCGAGGTCAAGGCGAAGCTCGCGGGCTGA
- a CDS encoding ATP-dependent DNA helicase UvrD2 yields MPVMADPLIAGLDDEQREAVLAPRGPVCVLAGAGTGKTRTITHRIAQLVASGHVSAGQVLAVTFTQRAAGEMRSRLRALDAAAQNGSRVDAVQALTFHAAAHRQLRYFWPRVVGNTRWELLDTKFAVVARAASRCRFNVSTDDVRDLAGEIEWAKASLITPEQYAAAVAGAGRDTPLDAEKVVAVYTAYEALKVRDEDVTLLDFDDLLLHTAAAIENDAAVAGEFRDRYRCFVVDEYQDVTPLQQRVLSAWLGDRDDLTVVGDANQTIYSFTGASPRFLLDFSRRFPDATVVRLERDYRSTPQVVSLANQVIAAARGRVAGSKLQLIGQREPGPAPSFREHPDEHTEAAAVAASIAQLIENGTAPSEIAILYRVNAQSEVYEEALTEAGIAYQVRGGEGFFNRQEIKQALLALQRAADRGADGAVADVVRGVLEPLGLTTEPPAGTKARDRWEALTALAELVDDELAQRPGLELPGLVSELRLRADSRHPPVVQGVTLASLHAAKGLEWDAVFLVGLADGTLPISHALAHGPDSEPVEEERRLLYVGITRARMHLALSWALARSQGGRQSRKPSRFLNGIAPQTRVEAAPGKSRRNKGPARCRVCNKDLSTPAAIMLRRCESCAGDVDEDLLLQLKDWRLAAAKEQNVPAYIVFSDNTLIAIAELRPTDDASLIAIPGIGARKLEQYGPEVLELIRQAR; encoded by the coding sequence ATGCCGGTGATGGCCGATCCCTTGATTGCAGGGCTGGACGACGAGCAGCGCGAAGCGGTGCTGGCCCCGCGCGGCCCGGTCTGTGTGCTGGCGGGTGCCGGCACCGGCAAGACGCGCACCATCACGCATCGCATCGCCCAGCTCGTGGCGAGTGGTCACGTCTCCGCCGGTCAGGTGCTGGCGGTCACCTTCACCCAGCGCGCGGCGGGTGAGATGCGGTCGCGGCTCCGCGCGCTGGACGCGGCGGCGCAGAACGGCTCGCGTGTCGACGCCGTGCAGGCGCTCACCTTCCATGCCGCCGCGCACCGTCAGCTGCGTTACTTCTGGCCCCGCGTGGTCGGCAACACCCGCTGGGAACTGCTCGATACCAAGTTCGCCGTCGTCGCCCGCGCGGCCAGCCGGTGCCGGTTCAACGTCAGCACCGACGACGTGCGCGACCTGGCCGGCGAGATCGAGTGGGCCAAGGCGTCGCTGATCACGCCCGAGCAGTACGCGGCAGCGGTGGCGGGTGCCGGCCGGGACACCCCGCTGGACGCCGAGAAGGTGGTGGCCGTCTACACCGCTTATGAGGCGCTCAAGGTCCGCGACGAGGACGTCACCCTGCTGGACTTCGACGACCTGCTGCTGCACACCGCCGCGGCGATCGAGAACGACGCCGCGGTGGCCGGCGAATTCCGGGACCGGTACCGCTGCTTCGTCGTCGACGAGTACCAGGACGTCACCCCGCTGCAGCAGCGGGTCCTGTCGGCCTGGCTCGGTGACCGTGACGATCTGACCGTCGTCGGCGACGCCAACCAGACCATCTACTCGTTCACCGGCGCCTCCCCGCGCTTCCTGCTGGACTTCTCGCGGCGCTTCCCGGACGCGACGGTGGTGCGGCTGGAACGCGACTACCGGTCCACCCCGCAGGTCGTCTCGCTGGCCAACCAGGTGATCGCCGCCGCCCGGGGCCGCGTCGCGGGCAGCAAGCTGCAGCTGATCGGCCAGCGCGAGCCCGGCCCGGCGCCGTCGTTCCGGGAGCATCCCGACGAGCACACCGAGGCCGCCGCGGTCGCGGCCTCCATCGCCCAGCTGATCGAAAACGGTACTGCGCCTTCGGAAATCGCGATCCTGTATCGGGTCAATGCGCAGTCCGAGGTCTACGAAGAGGCGCTGACCGAGGCCGGCATCGCCTACCAGGTCCGGGGCGGAGAGGGTTTCTTCAACCGCCAGGAGATCAAGCAGGCGCTGCTCGCGCTGCAGCGTGCGGCCGACCGCGGCGCCGACGGCGCGGTGGCAGACGTGGTTCGCGGTGTGCTGGAGCCACTCGGGCTGACGACCGAGCCACCCGCCGGCACCAAGGCCCGCGACCGTTGGGAAGCGCTGACCGCACTGGCCGAACTGGTCGACGACGAGCTGGCCCAGCGCCCCGGGCTGGAGCTGCCGGGCCTGGTGTCCGAGCTGCGGTTGCGGGCCGATTCCCGGCACCCACCGGTGGTGCAGGGCGTCACCCTGGCGTCGCTGCACGCCGCCAAGGGTCTCGAGTGGGACGCCGTGTTTCTCGTCGGCCTGGCCGACGGCACGCTACCCATTTCCCACGCATTGGCGCACGGCCCCGACAGCGAGCCGGTCGAGGAAGAACGCCGGCTGCTCTATGTCGGAATCACCAGGGCGAGAATGCATTTGGCGCTCAGTTGGGCATTGGCGCGGTCCCAGGGCGGCCGGCAGAGCCGCAAGCCGTCGCGGTTTCTCAACGGCATCGCCCCCCAGACCCGCGTAGAGGCCGCGCCCGGCAAGTCGCGGCGCAACAAGGGTCCGGCGCGCTGCCGGGTCTGCAACAAGGATCTTTCGACGCCGGCGGCCATCATGCTCCGGCGCTGCGAAAGCTGCGCGGGCGATGTCGACGAGGATCTGCTGCTGCAGCTCAAAGACTGGCGCCTGGCGGCGGCTAAAGAACAGAACGTGCCGGCGTACATCGTGTTCAGCGACAACACCCTGATCGCGATCGCCGAGTTGCGGCCCACCGACGACGCGTCGCTGATCGCGATTCCAGGCATCGGGGCCCGCAAGCTCGAGCAGTACGGGCCAGAGGTGCTCGAACTGATCCGCCAAGCCCGCTGA
- a CDS encoding WhiB family transcriptional regulator, giving the protein MSALTVPRRTQPTLPCHAGDPDLWFAETPADLERAKTLCVHCPVRRQCLAAALERAEPWGVWGGEIFERGSVVGRKRPRGRPRKEAA; this is encoded by the coding sequence ATGTCGGCACTGACAGTCCCTAGACGGACGCAGCCGACCCTGCCGTGTCATGCCGGTGATCCCGACCTTTGGTTTGCCGAGACTCCGGCCGACCTCGAACGCGCGAAGACGCTGTGCGTGCACTGCCCGGTGCGGCGCCAGTGCCTGGCCGCGGCTCTGGAACGAGCCGAGCCGTGGGGTGTGTGGGGCGGCGAGATCTTCGAGCGCGGCTCGGTTGTCGGACGTAAGCGTCCGCGTGGGCGGCCCCGCAAAGAGGCTGCCTGA
- a CDS encoding ABC1 kinase family protein translates to MDDGYVSDIKRGRAARNAKLASLPVGMAGRAALGFGKRLTGKSKDEVNAELMEKAANQLFTVLGELKGGAMKVGQALSVMEAAIPEQFGEPYREALTKLQKDAPPLPAAKVHRVLDAQLGTKWRERFSSFNDTPVASASIGQVHKAVWSDGREVAVKIQYPGADEALRADLKTMQRMVGVFKQLSPGADVQGVVDELIERTEMELDYRLEADNQRKFAKAYEGHPHFAVPHVVASAPKVVIQEWIDGKHMAEIIRHGTPEERDLIGNRLLELTFDAPRRLEMLHGDAHPGNFMLLPDGRMGVIDFGAVAPLPGGYPIELGMTIRLARDKNYDLLLPTMEKVGFIQKGQQVSVREIDEMLRQYVEPIEVDVFHYTRKWLQRMTVSQFDRSVAQIKTARQMDLPPKLAIPMRVIASVAAILCQLDAHVPIKALSEELIPGFAEPDAVVV, encoded by the coding sequence GTGGATGATGGGTATGTGTCAGACATCAAGCGCGGCCGCGCGGCCCGCAATGCAAAGCTCGCCAGCCTGCCGGTCGGCATGGCCGGCCGGGCGGCTCTGGGCTTCGGCAAGCGGCTGACCGGTAAGTCGAAGGACGAAGTCAACGCCGAGCTGATGGAGAAGGCGGCCAACCAGCTGTTCACCGTCTTGGGCGAGCTCAAGGGCGGCGCGATGAAGGTGGGCCAGGCGCTTTCAGTGATGGAAGCGGCCATTCCCGAGCAGTTCGGTGAGCCGTATCGCGAAGCTCTGACCAAGTTGCAGAAGGACGCTCCGCCGCTGCCCGCGGCCAAGGTGCACCGGGTGCTCGACGCCCAACTGGGCACCAAGTGGCGGGAGCGCTTCAGTTCGTTCAACGACACGCCCGTCGCCTCCGCCAGCATCGGCCAGGTGCACAAGGCCGTCTGGTCCGATGGCCGCGAGGTGGCCGTCAAGATCCAGTACCCGGGCGCCGACGAGGCACTGCGGGCCGACCTCAAGACGATGCAACGCATGGTCGGGGTGTTCAAGCAGCTCTCCCCCGGCGCCGATGTGCAGGGCGTCGTCGACGAGCTGATCGAACGCACCGAGATGGAGCTGGACTACCGGCTCGAGGCCGACAACCAGCGCAAGTTCGCCAAAGCGTATGAGGGCCACCCCCACTTCGCGGTACCGCACGTGGTGGCCAGCGCGCCGAAGGTGGTGATCCAGGAATGGATCGACGGCAAGCACATGGCCGAGATCATCCGGCACGGCACCCCCGAGGAACGCGACCTGATCGGCAATCGGCTGCTGGAGCTCACCTTCGACGCGCCGCGCCGGTTGGAGATGCTGCATGGCGACGCCCACCCAGGCAACTTCATGCTGCTGCCCGACGGGCGGATGGGCGTCATCGACTTCGGCGCGGTCGCGCCGCTGCCCGGCGGCTACCCCATCGAGCTCGGCATGACCATCCGGTTGGCCCGGGACAAGAACTACGACCTGTTGCTGCCGACCATGGAGAAGGTCGGATTCATCCAGAAGGGCCAGCAGGTATCGGTCCGCGAGATCGACGAGATGCTGCGCCAGTACGTCGAACCGATCGAGGTCGACGTGTTCCACTACACCCGTAAGTGGCTGCAGCGGATGACGGTCAGCCAGTTCGACCGCTCGGTGGCCCAGATCAAGACGGCGCGCCAGATGGACCTACCCCCCAAGTTGGCGATCCCGATGCGGGTGATCGCATCGGTGGCCGCCATCCTGTGCCAGCTGGACGCGCACGTCCCGATCAAGGCCCTCTCCGAGGAATTGATCCCCGGCTTCGCCGAGCCGGACGCCGTCGTCGTTTAA
- a CDS encoding TOMM precursor leader peptide-binding protein, whose translation MAPASASLYALDPAMPVLLRPDGVVQVGWHPRRAVLVRPPGDLTAPNLAALLRSMRSPVSLTELQRQAGADLTDLVAGLVEAGVATRGDGNSSGRTASIRVHGRGPLSDLLVTALRSSGVRTGHSSQPHAMVTTATADLVVLTDYLVADPRMVRDLQRAGVPHLPVRVRDGTGLVGPLVLPGTTSCLGCADLHRRDRDAAWPAIAAQLRDTIGVADRATLLATAALALSQVNQVVAAVRGQHRDPPAALNATLELDLQASTILARPWTRHPLCPC comes from the coding sequence ATGGCCCCGGCCTCCGCAAGCTTGTACGCCCTGGACCCCGCGATGCCGGTGCTGTTGCGGCCCGACGGTGTGGTGCAGGTGGGCTGGCATCCCCGGCGCGCCGTCCTGGTCCGTCCCCCCGGTGACCTGACCGCGCCGAATCTGGCTGCGCTGCTGCGGTCCATGCGCTCGCCGGTGTCGCTCACCGAGTTGCAGCGCCAGGCGGGTGCTGACCTGACGGATCTGGTCGCCGGGCTGGTCGAGGCCGGCGTGGCCACCCGCGGGGACGGCAACTCATCCGGGCGGACCGCATCGATCCGGGTGCACGGGCGGGGGCCGCTGTCGGACCTGCTGGTAACGGCCCTGCGCTCCTCGGGCGTCCGGACCGGGCACAGCAGCCAGCCCCATGCGATGGTGACGACGGCAACCGCTGATCTGGTGGTGTTGACGGACTACCTGGTGGCCGATCCGCGCATGGTGCGCGACCTGCAAAGGGCAGGAGTCCCGCACCTTCCGGTCCGGGTCCGCGACGGCACCGGCCTGGTGGGGCCGCTGGTCCTGCCCGGGACGACCAGCTGCCTGGGGTGCGCCGACCTGCACCGGCGTGACCGCGACGCGGCCTGGCCGGCGATCGCGGCCCAGCTGCGCGACACCATCGGGGTCGCCGACCGGGCCACCCTGCTGGCGACCGCGGCTCTGGCGCTGAGCCAGGTCAATCAGGTCGTTGCGGCGGTTCGCGGGCAGCATCGCGATCCGCCGGCGGCGCTCAACGCCACCCTGGAATTGGACCTACAGGCCAGCACGATCCTGGCCCGGCCGTGGACCCGCCATCCGCTGTGTCCGTGTTAG
- a CDS encoding zinc-dependent metalloprotease, producing the protein MSTVDLMADLPFGFSSGDDPDREKREKNDPNSGAGNNPFGFGGDFDMANLGQLFTRLGEMFGGVGSAMSSGKDAGPVNYDLARQVATSSIGFIAPIPATTTSAIADAVHLAETWLNGATALPEGTSRAVAWSPSDWVDNTLGTWKRLCDPMAEQISSVWAQSLPEEAKGMAGPLLQMMSQMGGIAFGSQLGQALGRLSKEVLTSTDIGLPLGPKGIAAILPDAVESFAEGLEQPRSEIMTFLAAREAAHHRLFSHVPWLSSQLLGAVEAYAAGMKIDMTGIEELARDFNPASLADPAAMENLLSQGVFEPKATPAQTQALERLETLLALIEGWVQTVVTAALGERLPGEAALSETLRRRRASGGPAEQTFATLVGLELRPRKLREAGALWQRLTEAAGMDARDAVWQHPDLLPGADDLDDPAGFIDRVIGGDTSGIDEAISGLQAGLEDDIRDDPGPGHGPVDN; encoded by the coding sequence GTGAGTACGGTTGACCTCATGGCTGACCTGCCTTTCGGCTTCTCCAGTGGAGACGACCCCGACCGCGAGAAGCGCGAGAAGAACGATCCCAACTCTGGTGCGGGCAACAACCCGTTCGGGTTCGGGGGCGACTTCGACATGGCCAATCTGGGCCAGCTGTTCACCCGGCTGGGCGAGATGTTCGGCGGTGTCGGCAGCGCCATGAGTTCGGGCAAGGACGCCGGCCCGGTGAACTACGACCTGGCCCGGCAGGTGGCAACGAGTTCGATCGGATTCATCGCACCGATCCCGGCCACCACCACCTCGGCGATCGCCGACGCGGTGCACCTGGCCGAGACCTGGCTCAACGGGGCGACGGCGCTGCCTGAAGGCACCAGCAGAGCGGTCGCCTGGAGCCCGTCGGACTGGGTCGACAACACGCTGGGCACCTGGAAGCGGCTGTGCGACCCGATGGCCGAGCAGATTTCGTCGGTGTGGGCGCAATCGCTGCCGGAGGAGGCCAAGGGCATGGCGGGCCCGTTGCTGCAGATGATGTCGCAGATGGGTGGCATCGCCTTCGGTTCCCAGCTCGGCCAGGCACTGGGCCGGCTGTCTAAAGAGGTGCTGACATCCACCGATATCGGCCTGCCGCTCGGCCCCAAGGGGATCGCCGCCATCCTGCCGGACGCGGTGGAATCCTTCGCCGAGGGCCTCGAGCAGCCGCGCAGCGAGATCATGACGTTCCTGGCGGCCCGGGAGGCCGCACACCACCGCCTGTTCAGCCACGTGCCGTGGCTTTCCAGCCAGTTGCTGGGCGCCGTTGAGGCCTACGCCGCGGGCATGAAGATCGACATGACCGGCATCGAGGAGCTGGCCCGCGATTTCAACCCGGCATCGCTGGCCGATCCGGCCGCCATGGAGAACTTGCTCAGCCAGGGCGTCTTCGAACCCAAGGCAACGCCCGCGCAGACCCAGGCACTCGAGCGGCTCGAGACGCTGCTCGCCCTGATCGAGGGCTGGGTGCAGACCGTGGTGACCGCCGCGCTGGGTGAGCGGCTGCCCGGCGAGGCGGCGCTCAGCGAGACGCTGCGCCGGCGCCGGGCCAGCGGCGGGCCCGCCGAGCAGACGTTCGCGACCCTGGTCGGGCTGGAGTTGCGACCGCGCAAACTGCGCGAGGCCGGTGCGTTGTGGCAGCGACTGACCGAGGCTGCCGGGATGGACGCACGTGACGCCGTCTGGCAACACCCCGACCTGCTGCCCGGCGCCGACGACCTCGACGACCCCGCCGGATTCATCGATCGGGTGATCGGCGGCGACACCAGCGGCATCGACGAGGCCATCTCAGGTCTCCAAGCCGGACTCGAGGATGACATCCGGGACGACCCCGGTCCTGGTCACGGCCCTGTGGATAACTGA
- a CDS encoding YlbL family protein, producing MNRRILTLVVALVPIVVFGVLLAVVTVPFVSLGPGPTFDTLGEVDGKQVVQIEGTQTHPTTGHLNMTTVSQRDDLTLGEAMSLWISGQEQLVPRDLIYPPGKSRDEVDQANNADFKTSEDSAQYAALGYLKYPEAVTIASVTDPGPSAGKLKAGDAIDAVDRTPVANVEQFTSLLKKTKPGQVVSIDYRRKNEPAGVTEITLGTNEDRDYGFLGVAVLDAPWAPFTVDFNLANIGGPSAGLMFSLAVVDKLTTGDLAGSTFVAGTGTITVDGKVGPIGGITHKMAAARAAGASVFLVPAKNCYEAMSDIPSGLKLVKVETLGSAVDALHAMTSGAATPSC from the coding sequence GTGAACAGGCGGATTTTGACCTTGGTGGTCGCGCTCGTCCCCATCGTGGTCTTCGGGGTGCTGCTTGCGGTGGTGACCGTGCCGTTTGTGTCCTTGGGCCCGGGGCCGACGTTCGACACCCTCGGGGAGGTCGACGGCAAGCAGGTCGTGCAGATCGAGGGCACCCAGACGCACCCGACGACTGGTCACCTCAATATGACGACGGTCTCCCAGCGTGACGACCTGACCCTGGGCGAGGCGATGAGCCTGTGGATCTCGGGTCAGGAGCAGCTGGTGCCGCGCGACCTGATCTACCCGCCCGGCAAATCGCGCGACGAGGTGGACCAGGCCAACAACGCCGATTTCAAGACCTCCGAAGACAGCGCACAATACGCCGCCCTGGGTTATCTGAAGTACCCGGAAGCGGTCACCATCGCCTCGGTCACCGACCCCGGCCCGTCGGCCGGCAAGCTCAAGGCCGGCGACGCCATCGACGCGGTGGACCGCACGCCGGTGGCCAACGTCGAGCAGTTCACCTCGCTGCTGAAGAAGACCAAGCCCGGCCAGGTGGTGTCCATCGACTACCGCCGCAAGAACGAGCCGGCGGGCGTCACGGAGATCACCCTGGGCACCAATGAGGACCGCGACTACGGGTTCCTGGGTGTTGCGGTGCTCGATGCACCCTGGGCGCCCTTCACCGTCGATTTCAACCTCGCCAATATCGGCGGACCCTCGGCCGGGCTGATGTTCAGCCTCGCCGTCGTGGACAAGCTCACCACCGGTGACCTGGCCGGTTCCACCTTCGTCGCCGGCACCGGCACGATCACCGTCGACGGCAAGGTCGGTCCAATCGGGGGCATCACCCACAAGATGGCCGCGGCGCGCGCGGCCGGCGCCTCGGTATTCCTGGTACCCGCCAAGAACTGTTATGAGGCGATGTCCGACATCCCGTCGGGACTCAAGCTGGTGAAGGTCGAAACGCTCGGTTCCGCAGTGGACGCACTGCATGCCATGACGTCGGGAGCGGCCACCCCCAGCTGCTAG